From Cellulophaga lytica DSM 7489, a single genomic window includes:
- a CDS encoding DUF1801 domain-containing protein, whose amino-acid sequence MKPAEEYIYNAPENYRPILMHLHGTIVRTLPSVDLKFKYKLPYFYVDDSPFCHLNYNKNYVDLVFKNGQYLTKYTELLVVDGRKKMKSLRYTSLEEVNDTVLVAVVKDAYQVRHKKFYGN is encoded by the coding sequence ATGAAACCAGCGGAAGAATACATCTACAATGCACCAGAAAATTATAGACCTATTTTAATGCATTTACACGGAACTATAGTACGTACTTTGCCTAGTGTAGATTTAAAGTTTAAATACAAGCTTCCTTATTTTTATGTAGATGATAGTCCTTTTTGTCATTTAAATTACAATAAAAACTATGTAGATTTGGTTTTTAAAAACGGACAATATTTAACAAAGTATACAGAGTTGTTAGTTGTAGACGGACGTAAAAAAATGAAATCTTTACGTTATACAAGTTTAGAGGAAGTTAATGATACTGTTTTAGTAGCTGTGGTTAAAGATGCTTACCAGGTACGCCATAAAAAGTTTTATGGAAATTAA
- a CDS encoding winged helix-turn-helix domain-containing protein, with protein sequence MSIINNINKAFDHRIRLGIMSILMVNDYADFNMLKELLGATDGNIASHTKSLEKVEYIKVEKQFIGKKPNTRYSATKLGKQEFKKHIDALEKLIGKQ encoded by the coding sequence ATGAGTATTATAAACAATATTAATAAAGCATTTGATCACCGTATTAGATTGGGCATTATGTCTATTTTAATGGTTAATGATTATGCAGATTTTAATATGTTAAAAGAACTATTAGGTGCAACTGACGGTAATATAGCCAGTCACACCAAATCTTTAGAAAAGGTAGAGTATATAAAGGTTGAAAAACAATTTATTGGTAAAAAACCAAATACACGATATTCTGCCACAAAATTGGGTAAGCAAGAGTTTAAAAAACATATAGATGCACTTGAAAAATTAATAGGAAAACAATAG
- a CDS encoding RDD family protein — translation MENEFAKVMSERTDEELIKIVTVERERYNTTAIEAADAEVEKRNIDTSEFVKIREKATAEKEQKQKVDSNVVGSGIRFVNLLIDFIVWLVLAFIISFVIGLFVQPTDQGMISLIGYILIFGTFIAYYAIMEIKFQKTIGKFVTKTKVVKMNREKPTDGDIMTRTFCRLIPFDRLSFLFVNNGIHDFLSKTKVVKDNVE, via the coding sequence ATGGAAAACGAATTTGCTAAAGTAATGTCCGAGAGGACAGATGAAGAATTAATAAAGATTGTAACAGTTGAAAGAGAAAGATACAATACGACTGCAATCGAAGCAGCAGATGCGGAAGTTGAAAAACGGAATATAGACACATCTGAATTCGTAAAAATCCGAGAAAAAGCAACAGCCGAAAAAGAACAAAAACAAAAAGTTGACTCAAATGTTGTTGGTTCTGGAATTCGATTTGTGAATTTACTGATTGACTTTATTGTATGGTTGGTTTTAGCATTTATTATCAGTTTTGTAATCGGACTTTTTGTCCAACCGACTGACCAAGGAATGATTTCACTAATTGGTTATATTTTAATTTTTGGAACTTTTATAGCTTACTATGCGATAATGGAAATTAAATTTCAAAAAACAATTGGAAAGTTTGTAACCAAAACAAAAGTTGTGAAAATGAACAGAGAAAAACCGACAGACGGAGATATAATGACTCGGACTTTTTGCCGACTAATTCCATTTGACCGACTTTCGTTTCTATTTGTTAATAACGGAATTCACGATTTTTTATCGAAAACAAAAGTTGTAAAAGACAATGTGGAATAA
- a CDS encoding HD domain-containing protein, with protein MIKQKFLNLIRKYSSNEDYNLECWIEIEDNYLSKSRHYHNLEHLDNMISELSKIQSEVNDLDCLLFAIYYHDIIYKPTKSDNEHQSALRFENRIAKTSFNKLSKCIAQIEATKEHKLSDDNDTNILLDLDLSVLGKSTEEYKKYSENIRKEYRIYPDFMYKKGRKKVLKSILELDSIYKTDYFKQLYEKQAKKNLTLELNQFLKAKPK; from the coding sequence ATGATAAAACAAAAATTCCTAAATTTAATTAGAAAATATTCTTCTAATGAAGATTATAATTTGGAATGTTGGATTGAAATTGAGGACAATTATTTGTCTAAATCTCGTCATTATCATAATCTTGAGCATTTAGATAATATGATTTCGGAATTAAGTAAAATTCAATCAGAAGTTAACGATTTAGACTGCTTATTATTTGCCATCTACTATCATGACATTATTTACAAACCAACTAAAAGCGATAATGAACATCAAAGTGCTTTAAGGTTTGAAAATAGAATTGCTAAAACTTCATTTAACAAATTGAGTAAATGTATAGCGCAAATTGAGGCAACAAAAGAACATAAATTATCAGATGACAATGATACAAACATACTTTTAGATTTAGATCTTTCAGTATTAGGTAAAAGTACTGAAGAGTATAAAAAATATAGTGAGAACATCAGAAAAGAATATAGAATCTACCCAGATTTTATGTATAAGAAAGGAAGAAAAAAAGTACTTAAAAGCATTTTGGAATTGGATTCTATTTATAAAACAGATTATTTCAAACAACTTTATGAAAAACAAGCAAAAAAGAACTTAACGCTTGAATTAAATCAATTTTTAAAAGCAAAACCTAAATAG
- a CDS encoding CCC motif membrane protein — protein MEKKKLPNSKLIYLLAMLSCFLFCFGGFSILFALISYFLAKKSERIYRENQDEYHNIKSVKKGKVIAIIGIVLNLIILGITIWTLATIGWDSWSDEFVRRWNAGVESNSY, from the coding sequence ATGGAAAAAAAGAAATTACCCAACAGTAAATTAATTTATCTTTTAGCAATGTTAAGTTGTTTTCTATTTTGTTTTGGTGGTTTTTCAATCCTATTTGCTTTAATTTCATATTTTCTTGCTAAAAAATCTGAGCGTATTTACAGAGAAAACCAAGACGAATACCATAATATTAAGAGTGTAAAAAAAGGGAAAGTAATTGCTATTATAGGTATAGTTTTAAATTTAATTATTTTGGGTATTACTATCTGGACCTTAGCAACCATTGGTTGGGACAGTTGGTCTGATGAGTTTGTAAGAAGATGGAACGCTGGTGTGGAAAGTAATAGTTATTAA
- a CDS encoding DUF1361 domain-containing protein: MKQKLILFTTSNIGLLAAISFAILILAVRIKITGSLFFSFLVWNLFLAGLPYLFSQVLKYLNNSNYSKIGQFVFFGMWLLFLPNSPYIITDLIHLQNENATLVWLDLLLVFVYAIIGLLLGLFSMIDVYHVLKSKYNAKNAHFFMIYLCLLCGYGVYLGRFLRFNSWDLFTKPHILAYNIAHSLTNYNVWSMTFAFGGLLYILFWTLHKKIVFKK; encoded by the coding sequence ATGAAACAGAAATTAATTTTATTTACAACCTCTAACATTGGTTTATTAGCAGCCATAAGTTTTGCTATTTTAATTTTAGCAGTTCGCATAAAAATTACAGGATCATTATTTTTTAGTTTTTTAGTGTGGAACTTATTTTTGGCTGGTTTACCCTATTTATTTTCTCAGGTATTAAAGTACCTAAACAATAGTAACTATAGCAAAATAGGACAATTTGTTTTTTTTGGAATGTGGCTACTGTTTTTACCTAATAGCCCGTATATAATTACAGACCTTATACATTTACAAAACGAAAATGCTACTTTAGTTTGGTTAGACTTGTTACTTGTATTTGTATACGCTATTATTGGTTTGCTACTTGGGTTATTCTCTATGATAGATGTTTACCATGTGCTAAAAAGTAAGTACAATGCTAAAAATGCTCATTTTTTTATGATATACCTGTGTTTACTTTGTGGTTATGGTGTGTACTTAGGTAGGTTTTTACGTTTTAACTCTTGGGATTTATTTACAAAACCACATATACTTGCCTACAATATTGCACACAGTTTAACCAATTACAATGTTTGGTCAATGACGTTTGCTTTTGGTGGTTTGTTATATATTTTATTTTGGACGCTACATAAAAAAATAGTCTTTAAAAAATAA
- a CDS encoding FAD/NAD(P)-binding protein: MVKKKLAIVGVGPRGLYAAENFITQLSLTESQTTLELLLFEVTGDFGNGQVYSTAQVKSNWINITERILTLPKRDEVVYNGTIIPGFSSYHHWANLNFDKIGSSEPDIYPPRAKIGAYLKERFTSLITPLLLNKTATLYNQNVKSIEVLANNKVRLTTENQNFTGLDEVLLTIGHQSTKLSEQLIKWNSYFKNNSNVHLFLDPYPVKNYIDVTNTQCKAHIGVRGFGLAMLDVMRGVLAKQGTFKITDKHTQKCQFTANKNANTVIVPFSLDGLPPVPKPLNKVIDDLYKPSKEQLSNLEKEIGDKTAQSNAKGVDFLVSAIVPIVASIYTSLPHTLGNKNYTFKQVEEAAFKWITNQNYKHSLILPTETPIVSLINSYVDMATATSAISLDFCVGQVWRHCQPSIYKQLSYNNFSNEVFANIIALDEQIKRYSYGPPVESIQQMLALVDAQILNLEYVNNPEIELSENGWIIKSKNKNIVANIMINSVLDAPDITAVKSDLVKSLLYNESIKIVSDNLGVQTTKDGYLIEKDTENKLPIALLGRLAKGTVIGVDAILECFGDRPAEWAKAAVNRK, from the coding sequence GTGGTTAAAAAAAAGTTGGCAATAGTAGGCGTAGGTCCTAGAGGGCTTTATGCGGCAGAAAATTTTATAACACAATTAAGTTTAACAGAAAGCCAAACTACGTTAGAGCTGTTGCTGTTTGAAGTAACAGGCGATTTTGGAAACGGACAAGTATACAGTACAGCGCAAGTAAAATCTAACTGGATAAATATAACAGAGCGTATACTTACATTGCCTAAAAGAGATGAGGTAGTATACAATGGTACTATTATTCCAGGTTTTTCTTCATATCACCACTGGGCCAATTTAAACTTTGATAAAATAGGGAGCTCAGAACCAGATATATATCCTCCAAGGGCAAAAATAGGAGCGTATTTAAAAGAACGGTTTACTTCATTAATTACACCACTTTTACTAAATAAAACAGCTACATTATATAATCAGAATGTAAAAAGTATAGAGGTATTAGCTAATAATAAAGTTAGATTAACAACAGAAAATCAGAATTTTACAGGCTTGGATGAGGTGCTGCTTACTATTGGTCACCAGTCCACAAAATTATCTGAGCAGCTAATTAAATGGAACAGTTATTTTAAAAATAACTCTAATGTTCATCTTTTTTTAGACCCTTATCCTGTTAAAAATTATATAGATGTTACCAATACACAATGTAAAGCACATATTGGTGTTAGGGGGTTTGGTTTAGCAATGTTAGATGTTATGCGTGGTGTATTAGCTAAACAAGGTACTTTTAAAATCACAGATAAACATACCCAAAAGTGTCAGTTTACTGCCAATAAAAATGCAAATACGGTAATAGTGCCTTTTTCATTAGATGGCTTACCACCGGTTCCTAAACCTTTAAACAAGGTTATAGATGATTTATACAAACCATCTAAAGAACAGCTTAGTAATTTAGAAAAAGAAATAGGAGATAAAACAGCTCAAAGTAATGCTAAAGGAGTAGACTTTTTGGTGTCTGCTATAGTGCCAATTGTTGCAAGTATTTATACCTCATTACCACATACTTTAGGAAATAAAAATTATACGTTTAAACAGGTTGAAGAAGCCGCATTTAAATGGATAACGAATCAAAATTACAAGCATAGCCTAATATTGCCTACAGAAACACCAATTGTATCCTTGATAAATAGTTATGTAGATATGGCAACAGCTACAAGTGCAATAAGTTTAGACTTTTGTGTTGGACAGGTTTGGAGACATTGTCAGCCATCAATTTACAAACAGCTCTCATATAATAATTTTAGTAATGAGGTATTTGCTAATATAATTGCTTTGGATGAGCAAATAAAAAGGTATTCTTATGGGCCACCTGTAGAAAGTATTCAGCAAATGTTAGCTTTGGTAGATGCGCAAATTCTAAATCTAGAATATGTAAATAATCCTGAAATTGAGTTGTCTGAAAATGGGTGGATTATAAAATCCAAAAATAAAAATATAGTTGCCAATATAATGATAAATTCAGTTTTAGATGCTCCAGATATTACAGCAGTTAAATCTGACTTAGTTAAAAGTTTGCTTTATAATGAGTCTATAAAAATAGTAAGCGATAATCTTGGGGTACAAACAACTAAAGATGGGTATCTTATAGAAAAAGACACAGAAAACAAATTACCAATAGCCTTACTTGGTAGGTTAGCAAAAGGTACAGTTATTGGCGTAGATGCTATATTAGAATGTTTTGGAGATAGACCTGCAGAATGGGCTAAAGCAGCTGTTAATAGAAAATAA
- a CDS encoding AAA domain-containing protein has protein sequence MILDKYQLCGEIQNRGYSSTAKVTDESGEIYFAKWIKGIEKNSQPSKILYSKLRHLKKAFHASLPKIIEYEWDENQSAYCIIFENKNASSLEENIFEIKPTHFLKGIEQIANCLQQLQQKHKLTHGDITPANILVDENFDFYLIDFGISDISATLSQSQELEIFAKEFASPEKWDRKIPKGFPYQSDIYSIGKVIEWYFTQNEINEFGSIKELIDKCCETQPNERLNYNQFNEDLLKIYQSISFNSDYYIYTSGENNEELINELNDKNIKIEVWSSSKNENIILLDIITNSFIVHCLWIIDENELTIRNFCSKIEDEKKHSRISKYGKKFNVPLSFTSQYRQIDYHNLTPFFKKIQKEKQHESEYRKGKREITKELKFFKDLLTKEMQVLEKNSLRLRFVSFEKKGNYEILFKIQDNKKFSKNGLIFSHIDKATPPSPEDFEFIVSETADKKQMKDPMKFSGVAYDFNTKTRVLKFKDCERLDFEKIPKNGYIFENISKQEEEKKRQLEAIRKVEYNEVQNRDLIHYVFNPTDLQGKYLDFQELTNVYQTDEKGNDFVYSFNQQKAILNAIHREPLTIIQGPPGTGKTTVITETVFQILNKNPDAKILITSQTNDAVDNVLDNLLEKEIPIVRLSGIRKPKASLQKHTLDRKIEGWKEEVRKKAKANWKLYKEQFKRALEKENIILLPIFEILSSNKQWKVKKQQIEKMLERFNMFKGLEKSLTSETAFITSINSFVKVNFEEYFLKQQIFKDWLATISSLDENSNINQKLIDSIRVIGATTNHIASKKYQKYNFEFDYVIMDESGKATTAEALIPTVLAEKLILVGDHRQLRPMLTANREVEKWLREKFKTDTDEFDSWDDYFNRPSLFEQVITKIDDDFKSQLEECRRSSKDQVLLTSKCFYEPFGDEPIKPVERPQEKEHNLDLKIDSSIIFLDIGNSYKSEIDRNGSSRNKLSAELIPELLNKLERFDKVKNYTIGVITGYSAQVREIRKVVRNKVDYRKLKNVKSNNVVISVVDKFQGLEKDIIIFDLVRSQQQTLGFLSNANRINVALSRQKKLLIIVGNLDSILSAKPPKDLENTNQKPALQKYLSELKKDWIVKNVEQIF, from the coding sequence ATGATTTTAGACAAATACCAACTATGCGGAGAAATCCAAAACAGAGGTTATTCATCAACCGCTAAAGTGACAGATGAAAGTGGAGAAATTTATTTTGCCAAATGGATAAAAGGAATTGAGAAAAATTCACAGCCGAGTAAAATTCTCTATAGCAAATTAAGACACTTAAAAAAAGCATTTCACGCTTCCCTACCGAAAATTATTGAATACGAATGGGACGAAAATCAAAGCGCGTATTGCATAATATTTGAAAATAAAAACGCAAGTTCTTTAGAAGAAAATATTTTTGAAATTAAACCAACGCATTTTTTAAAAGGGATTGAACAAATTGCAAATTGCTTACAGCAATTGCAACAAAAACATAAACTTACTCACGGAGATATAACACCTGCAAATATACTTGTAGATGAAAACTTTGATTTTTACTTAATTGATTTCGGAATTTCAGATATTTCTGCAACCTTAAGCCAATCACAAGAATTAGAAATTTTCGCAAAAGAATTTGCGTCACCTGAAAAATGGGATAGAAAAATCCCAAAGGGATTTCCTTATCAATCAGACATTTATTCTATAGGAAAAGTTATTGAATGGTATTTTACACAAAATGAAATTAACGAATTTGGAAGTATCAAAGAGTTAATAGATAAATGTTGTGAAACACAACCTAATGAAAGACTGAACTACAATCAATTTAATGAAGATCTCTTAAAAATTTATCAAAGTATTTCATTCAATTCTGATTACTATATCTATACTTCAGGAGAAAACAATGAAGAACTAATTAATGAATTAAATGATAAAAACATTAAAATTGAAGTTTGGAGTAGTTCTAAAAATGAAAACATAATTCTACTTGATATAATTACTAATTCTTTCATTGTACATTGTTTATGGATAATAGATGAAAATGAATTGACAATTCGTAATTTTTGTAGTAAAATAGAAGATGAAAAGAAGCATTCAAGAATTTCAAAATATGGAAAGAAGTTTAATGTTCCATTATCTTTTACTTCTCAATACCGCCAAATTGATTATCATAACTTAACACCTTTTTTTAAAAAAATACAAAAAGAAAAACAACACGAAAGCGAATATAGAAAAGGAAAAAGAGAGATTACTAAAGAATTGAAATTCTTTAAAGATTTACTAACCAAAGAAATGCAAGTTTTAGAAAAAAACTCATTAAGGTTACGTTTTGTAAGTTTTGAGAAAAAAGGAAATTATGAAATTTTATTTAAAATTCAAGACAATAAAAAATTCAGCAAGAATGGTTTAATTTTTTCTCATATTGACAAAGCAACACCACCAAGTCCAGAAGATTTTGAATTTATCGTAAGTGAAACTGCCGATAAAAAACAAATGAAAGACCCAATGAAATTTTCGGGAGTTGCTTATGATTTCAATACAAAAACAAGAGTTCTAAAATTTAAGGATTGTGAACGATTAGATTTTGAAAAAATCCCCAAAAATGGTTACATATTTGAAAATATCAGTAAACAAGAAGAGGAAAAGAAAAGACAATTAGAAGCAATACGAAAAGTAGAGTATAATGAAGTTCAAAATAGAGATTTAATACATTACGTTTTTAATCCTACTGATTTGCAAGGCAAATATCTTGATTTTCAGGAACTAACAAATGTTTATCAAACAGACGAAAAAGGTAATGACTTTGTATATAGTTTTAATCAACAAAAAGCAATACTAAATGCAATTCATAGAGAACCTTTAACAATTATTCAAGGTCCACCAGGAACAGGAAAAACAACTGTAATAACAGAAACAGTATTTCAAATATTAAATAAAAATCCTGATGCTAAAATTTTAATCACTTCTCAAACAAATGATGCAGTTGATAATGTTTTAGATAATCTATTGGAAAAAGAAATTCCAATTGTTCGGTTAAGTGGCATTAGAAAACCAAAAGCAAGTTTGCAAAAACATACTTTAGACAGAAAAATTGAAGGTTGGAAAGAAGAAGTAAGAAAAAAAGCTAAAGCCAATTGGAAACTATATAAAGAACAATTTAAAAGGGCATTAGAAAAAGAGAATATTATTCTATTACCAATTTTTGAAATTCTTTCTTCCAATAAACAATGGAAAGTAAAAAAGCAACAAATAGAAAAAATGTTAGAACGTTTCAATATGTTTAAAGGTTTAGAAAAATCTTTAACTTCTGAAACAGCCTTTATAACATCAATCAATAGTTTTGTAAAAGTAAATTTTGAAGAATATTTTTTAAAACAACAAATATTTAAAGATTGGTTAGCAACAATTAGTTCGTTAGATGAGAATAGCAATATAAATCAAAAATTAATAGATAGCATTAGAGTAATTGGAGCAACAACTAATCATATTGCATCAAAAAAATATCAAAAATATAATTTTGAATTTGACTATGTAATAATGGACGAAAGTGGAAAAGCAACCACAGCAGAAGCATTAATACCAACAGTTTTAGCCGAAAAATTAATTCTTGTTGGCGACCATAGGCAATTAAGACCAATGCTAACTGCAAATCGTGAAGTTGAAAAATGGTTAAGAGAAAAGTTTAAAACTGACACGGATGAATTTGATAGTTGGGATGATTATTTTAATAGACCAAGTTTATTTGAGCAAGTAATAACAAAAATTGATGATGACTTTAAAAGTCAGTTAGAAGAATGTAGAAGAAGTTCAAAAGACCAAGTTTTACTAACTTCAAAATGCTTTTACGAACCTTTTGGAGATGAACCTATAAAACCAGTTGAAAGACCGCAAGAAAAAGAACATAATCTTGATTTAAAAATTGATAGTTCAATTATCTTCCTTGACATTGGTAATTCATATAAAAGTGAAATTGATAGAAATGGTTCGTCAAGAAATAAATTAAGTGCTGAATTAATTCCAGAACTTCTAAATAAATTAGAGAGGTTTGATAAAGTAAAGAATTACACAATTGGTGTTATTACGGGGTATTCTGCACAAGTAAGAGAAATAAGAAAAGTTGTAAGAAATAAAGTTGATTATCGTAAACTAAAAAATGTAAAATCTAACAATGTAGTTATATCTGTTGTAGATAAATTTCAAGGTTTAGAAAAGGATATTATAATTTTTGATTTAGTAAGAAGTCAGCAACAAACATTAGGATTTTTATCTAATGCAAATCGTATAAATGTCGCTTTATCAAGACAAAAAAAACTATTAATTATTGTTGGTAATTTAGATAGTATATTGAGTGCTAAACCACCAAAAGATTTGGAAAACACAAATCAAAAACCAGCATTGCAAAAATATTTAAGTGAATTGAAGAAAGATTGGATTGTTAAAAACGTAGAACAAATATTTTAA
- a CDS encoding NAD(P)-dependent oxidoreductase: protein MKFGIIKERKNPPDRRVVLSPEACKKVIKNYKQAQVIVEPSDIRVYNDSEYTEQNITVANQMQNCDVLVGVKEVPISALIPNKKYFFFSHTIKKQPYNRDLLKAILEKNIEFYDHEVIVSQKNTRLVAFGKYAGIVGAYNGFRAYGLKYGAYNLPKAETLKDQQELITQLKKIKLPNIKIVLTGKGRVGNGAKEMLDGMGLEQVGLKDYLNKSFNIPVYCQIDVLDYNKRKDGERSNKQEFFTNPSEYKSNFFRFAKVSDIYIAGHFYGDGAPYLFTKEDAKHTDFKIKVVADISCDINGPVATTIKASTIADPVYGYDPETGEETDYKNPNAIAVMAVDNLPCELPRDASVGFGQSFIKHVIPAFFNEDKDGVLERARMTKDGKLTDRFSYLQDYVDGK, encoded by the coding sequence ATGAAATTCGGAATCATTAAAGAACGTAAAAACCCGCCAGACCGTCGTGTGGTATTATCTCCAGAAGCTTGCAAAAAGGTTATAAAAAACTATAAACAAGCTCAAGTAATAGTAGAACCGTCAGATATTAGGGTTTATAATGATTCAGAATACACAGAGCAAAATATTACAGTAGCCAACCAAATGCAAAATTGTGATGTTCTTGTAGGTGTTAAAGAAGTACCTATAAGCGCATTAATACCTAATAAAAAGTATTTTTTCTTTTCGCATACCATAAAAAAACAACCCTATAACAGAGACTTACTAAAAGCTATATTAGAAAAAAATATAGAGTTTTACGATCATGAAGTTATAGTAAGTCAAAAAAACACACGCTTAGTAGCTTTTGGTAAATACGCGGGTATTGTTGGTGCATACAATGGTTTTAGAGCTTATGGTTTAAAATACGGTGCTTACAACTTACCTAAAGCCGAAACATTAAAAGATCAGCAAGAGTTAATAACCCAATTAAAAAAAATAAAATTACCAAATATTAAAATTGTGCTAACAGGTAAAGGCCGTGTGGGTAACGGAGCCAAGGAAATGTTAGACGGTATGGGCTTAGAGCAAGTAGGCTTAAAAGACTATTTAAATAAAAGTTTTAATATTCCTGTTTATTGCCAAATAGACGTTTTAGATTACAACAAACGTAAAGATGGTGAGCGTAGCAACAAGCAAGAGTTTTTTACCAATCCATCAGAATATAAGTCTAACTTTTTTAGGTTTGCAAAAGTGTCAGACATATATATAGCAGGGCATTTTTACGGAGACGGAGCACCATACTTATTTACAAAAGAGGATGCAAAACATACCGATTTTAAAATAAAGGTTGTAGCAGATATTAGTTGCGACATTAACGGCCCTGTAGCTACAACCATTAAAGCATCTACCATTGCAGATCCTGTGTATGGTTATGATCCAGAAACAGGTGAAGAAACAGATTATAAAAATCCTAATGCCATAGCAGTTATGGCTGTAGATAATTTACCATGTGAGTTGCCAAGAGATGCAAGCGTAGGTTTTGGACAGTCTTTTATAAAACACGTAATCCCCGCCTTTTTTAATGAGGATAAAGACGGAGTGTTAGAACGTGCTAGAATGACAAAAGATGGCAAGTTAACCGATAGGTTTTCTTATCTACAAGACTATGTAGACGGTAAATAG
- a CDS encoding LytTR family DNA-binding domain-containing protein, with amino-acid sequence MAQKNNDIKAMITLNKTIAYSKNWKHTFMIALLLGTFVSILLIALEPFDSNNEFSYKYLILSGYAFCLIIPILLVHPIENYFYKIQTKRWFVLNECLYIIATAFIVFLFAFFYHFYVVSGLSSFTSKLIWGFIKSFGIPFTPIVVPFWLYLRSKFGSIEVPLYNKENTKRNKTITIVGNNKSETLTIFESDFIFAKAQQNYVDVYYNTENGMQQKTFRSTLSNIMKQLPKAWQVHRSYLVNLDYLKTVEGNARKRFIRISATEETIPISQIYYEALKKRLSNSSQQLQN; translated from the coding sequence TTGGCACAAAAAAACAATGATATAAAAGCAATGATTACACTAAATAAAACAATAGCATATTCTAAAAATTGGAAACATACTTTTATGATTGCGTTATTGCTAGGAACATTTGTTTCAATTTTATTGATAGCCTTAGAACCCTTTGATAGTAATAACGAGTTTTCATACAAATATTTAATTCTTTCTGGTTATGCATTTTGCCTAATAATACCTATACTGCTTGTTCATCCTATTGAAAATTACTTTTATAAAATTCAAACAAAACGATGGTTTGTATTAAATGAGTGTTTGTATATTATTGCAACTGCCTTTATTGTATTTCTTTTCGCTTTTTTTTATCACTTTTATGTAGTTAGTGGTTTATCTTCATTTACGTCTAAATTAATATGGGGTTTTATAAAATCGTTTGGAATACCATTTACACCTATTGTGGTTCCTTTTTGGCTTTATTTGCGCTCTAAATTTGGCTCTATAGAGGTTCCTTTGTATAATAAAGAAAATACTAAAAGAAATAAAACCATAACTATTGTTGGCAATAATAAGTCTGAAACCTTAACCATTTTTGAATCGGATTTTATTTTTGCAAAAGCGCAACAAAATTATGTAGATGTATACTACAATACAGAAAACGGAATGCAGCAAAAAACTTTTAGGAGCACACTCTCTAATATAATGAAACAGCTTCCTAAAGCCTGGCAAGTGCACCGTTCTTACTTGGTTAATTTAGATTATCTAAAAACTGTAGAAGGCAATGCAAGAAAACGTTTTATAAGAATATCTGCAACCGAGGAAACAATACCAATTTCTCAAATTTACTATGAAGCCTTAAAAAAAAGGCTTTCAAATTCGTCCCAACAGCTTCAAAATTAG